The Natronoglycomyces albus genome has a segment encoding these proteins:
- a CDS encoding iron ABC transporter permease — translation MAPGWSYLWCIPAVIVAITPLIYLWVRTSELGWETIDGLLRRPRLLEMVGNTLILAATVTVGVLVIGITTAFLVSRTDIRFRALIHILAALPLAAPTYVTAFAWRTTFTGFEGFWPTAIVLTLATFPYVHLPVTAALSRTDPALEDMSRSLGRGPWTTFFAVTIRQIAPAAIAGGLLASLYVLSDFGAVSILKYETFTTAIYSSHRLGFAQDGALLYSSVLALIALAVLASEWGVSSRGRNVRRTRADGGAVRTARRIRLGWRQVPIWIGIGALTWASLGVMAWSLLKWNIVGVSQAGTAELWSAAATSLGLAAVATVATMLLIVPVGLYVARHRGPLAAVTERLMYIGHALPGIVVGLSLVFMAINVTWLQENMYQTTAWLIVGYAVIFLPLGLGAVKAAAEQAPPRLGEVARSLGRRPSEVFRTVTLPLTAPGIAAGAALVFLTAMKELPATLLLRPAHIDTLATRLWTYTDVSAFSAAAPFAALLVLLSAIPTWLLASRFGRN, via the coding sequence GTGGCCCCAGGCTGGTCGTACTTGTGGTGCATACCGGCCGTCATCGTTGCGATTACCCCTCTGATCTACCTGTGGGTCCGTACCTCTGAGTTGGGCTGGGAGACCATCGATGGTCTGCTGCGCAGACCACGGCTTCTAGAAATGGTCGGCAACACGCTCATATTGGCGGCAACGGTGACCGTCGGAGTCCTGGTCATCGGTATTACGACGGCGTTTTTGGTGTCGCGCACCGATATTCGATTCCGCGCGCTCATTCACATCCTGGCCGCGCTGCCGCTTGCCGCCCCCACTTACGTGACCGCCTTTGCCTGGCGGACCACGTTCACCGGATTCGAAGGATTCTGGCCCACGGCCATCGTTCTCACCCTCGCGACCTTCCCCTACGTTCACCTCCCGGTCACAGCGGCGCTCTCACGCACCGACCCCGCCCTGGAGGACATGTCGCGTTCGCTGGGGCGCGGCCCCTGGACGACATTTTTCGCGGTGACGATCCGCCAAATCGCACCGGCGGCAATCGCGGGAGGCCTGCTCGCCTCGCTGTACGTACTCTCCGACTTCGGTGCCGTCTCCATCCTCAAATACGAAACGTTCACCACCGCGATCTATTCCTCCCACCGGCTCGGATTCGCCCAAGACGGAGCACTCCTCTACTCCAGCGTCCTCGCCCTGATCGCCCTGGCGGTGCTCGCCAGCGAATGGGGAGTCAGCTCCCGGGGGCGTAACGTCCGACGCACCCGCGCTGACGGTGGAGCAGTCCGCACAGCCCGCCGCATTCGGCTCGGATGGCGGCAAGTGCCCATTTGGATCGGCATTGGAGCACTCACCTGGGCCTCACTGGGGGTCATGGCATGGAGCCTCCTGAAATGGAACATCGTAGGCGTCTCCCAGGCGGGCACCGCCGAGTTGTGGTCAGCCGCGGCCACCTCGCTGGGCTTGGCGGCGGTGGCCACAGTCGCGACCATGTTGCTGATCGTTCCCGTCGGCCTCTACGTGGCACGGCATCGAGGGCCGTTGGCGGCGGTCACCGAACGACTGATGTACATCGGGCACGCGTTGCCAGGAATCGTCGTTGGCCTATCGCTAGTCTTTATGGCCATCAACGTCACGTGGCTTCAAGAGAACATGTATCAGACCACCGCCTGGCTGATCGTCGGTTATGCCGTGATCTTCCTGCCATTGGGGCTCGGGGCCGTCAAGGCCGCAGCCGAACAGGCCCCGCCTCGTTTGGGTGAAGTGGCTCGGTCGTTGGGCCGGCGGCCCTCCGAAGTGTTCAGGACGGTCACGCTGCCGCTAACGGCGCCGGGCATCGCCGCTGGGGCCGCACTGGTATTCCTGACAGCGATGAAAGAACTACCGGCGACGTTGCTCTTGCGTCCCGCGCACATCGACACATTGGCCACCCGCCTATGGACGTACACCGATGTGTCGGCATTCTCGGCCGCGGCTCCATTCGCGGCGCTATTGGTCTTGTTGTCGGCCATTCCTACCTGGCTGCTGGCCAGTCGATTTGGGAGGAACTGA
- a CDS encoding ABC transporter ATP-binding protein, which translates to MGELQLRKVSKRFGPTRALHEIDLDIPSGHMTAVLGPSGCGKTTLLRCVAGFESLDAGEIWVAGGRIDNLRPERRNIAVVPQEGALFPHLTVARNIAYGLRRFARKSDRVSEVLELVGLPGYEKRMPHELSGGQQQRVALARAMAPHPALILLDEPFSALDASLRADLRAQVRQALAADEATAVLVTHDQEEALSVADKVAVMCEGQIQQVDIPTQLYSRPTNEWVARFVGEAVMVPAQVRSGRAETSLGNLPVDVADGTARIMVRPEQIQLDHTAVSGPTATIAHIEYFGHDTLVDLQLSDGMEVTARILGAAPQVGQEVSVSVSGDVVAYQADKPLITEKAA; encoded by the coding sequence ATGGGTGAACTGCAACTGCGGAAAGTCTCGAAGAGATTCGGTCCCACCCGCGCATTGCACGAAATCGACCTCGACATTCCCTCAGGCCACATGACGGCCGTGCTGGGACCGTCGGGCTGTGGGAAGACGACACTGCTGCGATGTGTGGCGGGTTTTGAGTCTCTCGACGCCGGTGAAATATGGGTCGCCGGAGGCCGCATCGACAATCTGCGTCCCGAACGCCGCAACATCGCGGTCGTACCCCAAGAGGGTGCCCTCTTCCCCCATCTGACCGTCGCACGCAACATCGCCTATGGACTACGGCGCTTCGCGCGTAAGTCAGATCGAGTCAGCGAAGTGTTGGAACTAGTTGGTTTGCCCGGCTACGAAAAACGGATGCCACACGAACTGTCAGGTGGCCAACAGCAACGGGTGGCATTGGCCCGCGCCATGGCTCCGCATCCGGCACTGATATTGCTCGACGAGCCGTTCAGTGCCTTGGACGCAAGCTTGCGGGCGGACCTGCGAGCCCAAGTGCGCCAGGCCTTGGCCGCCGACGAGGCTACGGCGGTGCTGGTCACTCATGACCAAGAGGAAGCACTGAGTGTGGCCGACAAAGTAGCGGTGATGTGCGAGGGCCAGATCCAACAGGTTGACATCCCAACGCAGCTTTACAGCCGTCCCACCAACGAGTGGGTGGCGCGGTTCGTGGGAGAGGCAGTCATGGTTCCAGCTCAAGTTCGTTCGGGACGGGCCGAAACGTCGCTGGGGAACCTCCCGGTCGACGTTGCCGACGGTACCGCGCGAATAATGGTCCGCCCCGAGCAGATCCAACTGGACCATACGGCCGTCAGTGGGCCGACGGCGACAATCGCCCACATCGAATACTTCGGCCATGACACATTGGTAGACCTCCAGTTGAGTGATGGCATGGAGGTCACCGCCCGTATTCTCGGCGCGGCGCCTCAGGTGGGCCAGGAAGTCTCGGTAAGCGTCAGCGGTGACGTGGTGGCCTATCAAGCCGACAAGCCCCTCATCACTGAGAAAGCTGCCTAA
- the aspS gene encoding aspartate--tRNA ligase produces MYRSHLAGALRSADVDQKVTLAGWVARRRDHGGVEFIDLRDSSGTVQVVFREDAAAEAARDLRNEYCVQIVGTVSGRPEGNENKDIPTGDIEVTAHEVTVLSISQPLPVPIDDHVEVGEDVRLRHRYLDLRRSGPTKALRLRSEANLIARNLLHDRGFAEIETPTLTRSTPEGARDFLVPVRLQPGTWYALPQSPQLFKQLLMVAGFERYYQIARCYRDEDFRSDRQPEFTQLDIEASFVTQEDILELGEAIVKELWSKLADHDLPTPLPRLTYLDAMNRYGSDKPDLRFGNELVDLTEFLQGTEFRVFAGALAKGGHIGAVVMPGGASQTRKELDGWQEWAKARGAKGLAYVLFDAETGEPKGPVAKNLSAEHLDGLAAAAGAKPGDAVFFAASPDKREAQELLGAARLEIGQRCDLIDQDAWAFCWVVDFPMFEKTDEGGWTSVHHPFTSPNPEWVEKFTESPDEALTYSYDLVCNGTELGGGSIRIHDGQLQERVFETLGISEEEAREKFGFLLDAFKYGPPPHGGIAFGWDRTCALLAKSDSIRDVIAFPKAGGGSDPLTGAPTPITPAQRKEANVDYVPPKKDDAQA; encoded by the coding sequence GTGTATCGTTCTCATCTTGCCGGAGCATTGCGCTCCGCTGACGTTGACCAAAAAGTCACCCTTGCCGGATGGGTGGCTCGTCGGCGCGATCACGGCGGGGTGGAGTTCATCGACCTGCGAGATTCTTCTGGCACGGTGCAGGTGGTGTTCCGGGAGGACGCCGCCGCCGAAGCGGCTCGCGACCTGCGCAACGAATACTGTGTGCAAATCGTCGGTACCGTCTCCGGCCGACCGGAGGGCAACGAAAACAAAGACATTCCCACTGGCGACATCGAGGTGACAGCGCATGAGGTCACCGTTTTGTCGATCTCGCAACCGCTGCCGGTGCCCATTGACGACCATGTCGAGGTCGGTGAAGATGTGCGCCTGCGTCACCGCTATCTCGACCTTCGGCGTTCAGGACCCACGAAGGCCCTGCGTTTGCGTTCCGAGGCCAATCTGATCGCGCGCAACCTGCTGCACGACCGGGGTTTCGCCGAGATCGAGACGCCGACGCTGACTCGTTCCACCCCGGAGGGCGCGCGCGACTTCCTCGTCCCCGTGCGTCTCCAGCCGGGAACGTGGTACGCACTGCCACAGTCGCCACAGCTGTTCAAGCAACTGCTTATGGTCGCGGGCTTTGAACGCTACTACCAGATCGCGCGCTGCTACCGCGACGAAGACTTCCGTTCGGATCGCCAGCCTGAATTCACTCAGTTGGACATCGAGGCCTCGTTTGTCACCCAGGAGGACATCCTCGAACTGGGAGAGGCGATCGTCAAGGAACTGTGGAGCAAACTGGCCGACCATGACCTTCCGACTCCATTGCCGCGTCTGACTTACTTGGACGCGATGAACCGCTATGGCTCGGACAAGCCGGACCTGCGTTTCGGCAACGAGCTGGTCGACCTCACCGAGTTCCTGCAAGGCACCGAGTTCCGTGTGTTCGCGGGAGCGCTGGCCAAGGGCGGCCACATCGGGGCCGTGGTCATGCCAGGTGGTGCCTCTCAAACGCGCAAGGAGCTGGACGGCTGGCAGGAGTGGGCCAAGGCGCGTGGAGCAAAGGGCCTGGCCTACGTCCTCTTCGACGCGGAGACAGGCGAGCCGAAGGGTCCGGTTGCCAAGAACCTGTCCGCAGAGCACCTGGACGGCCTCGCCGCCGCCGCTGGTGCCAAGCCAGGCGACGCGGTCTTCTTCGCGGCTTCTCCGGACAAGCGGGAGGCGCAGGAGCTGCTTGGCGCGGCGCGTCTAGAGATCGGTCAACGGTGCGACCTCATTGACCAAGACGCCTGGGCCTTCTGCTGGGTTGTCGACTTCCCCATGTTTGAAAAGACCGACGAGGGTGGTTGGACTTCGGTCCATCACCCGTTCACGTCACCGAACCCAGAGTGGGTCGAGAAGTTCACCGAGTCCCCAGACGAAGCGCTGACGTATTCTTACGACCTCGTCTGCAACGGTACGGAGCTGGGTGGAGGGTCGATCCGTATCCACGATGGCCAGCTACAAGAGAGGGTCTTCGAAACCCTCGGTATCAGCGAAGAGGAAGCGCGGGAGAAGTTTGGTTTCCTCTTGGACGCCTTCAAGTACGGACCGCCGCCGCACGGTGGCATTGCGTTCGGCTGGGACCGGACCTGTGCTTTGCTGGCCAAGTCCGACTCGATTCGTGACGTCATTGCCTTCCCGAAGGCTGGCGGCGGTTCCGACCCGTTGACTGGTGCGCCGACTCCGATCACCCCGGCACAGCGTAAGGAAGCGAACGTTGACTATGTGCCGCCGAAGAAGGACGACGCCCAGGCATAG
- a CDS encoding SAV_6107 family HEPN domain-containing protein has translation MSAHTRRIPTQTRRRPVRLSATRLPDRSPLQLLRFSRQELAAAAEHSHPGLRYATAHLAALRAAAAVLVVHSGEDCSPGRVAPLTDTWSLLESVAPELGEWASFFTLTARKRVRAQSGVPGVVTRQEADDLILEVRQFQQVVTRMLGFATTS, from the coding sequence ATGTCAGCACATACTCGTCGGATACCGACTCAGACGCGCCGTCGCCCTGTGCGGTTGTCGGCCACTCGACTTCCCGACCGTTCACCGTTGCAGTTGCTGCGGTTCTCCCGCCAGGAACTTGCCGCCGCCGCAGAACATTCTCACCCGGGGTTGCGATACGCGACGGCTCACTTGGCGGCGCTTCGCGCTGCTGCGGCCGTGCTAGTGGTGCACTCGGGAGAGGATTGTTCGCCCGGCCGTGTTGCCCCGCTCACCGACACGTGGTCGCTACTGGAATCAGTCGCCCCTGAGCTGGGGGAGTGGGCCAGCTTCTTCACCTTGACCGCTCGTAAACGAGTCCGAGCCCAGTCCGGCGTCCCCGGTGTGGTTACTCGACAAGAAGCGGACGATCTCATCCTGGAGGTTCGCCAGTTTCAACAGGTGGTGACGCGGATGCTCGGATTCGCCACCACTTCCTGA
- the metF gene encoding methylenetetrahydrofolate reductase [NAD(P)H]: MTLGTASVLPHNTPAIGDLLRRGPVRYSFEFFPPKTPKGQATLWRSIRRLEALRPDYVSVTYGAGGSTRATTVETTDRIAAETTLLPLAHCTAVDHSVAELRNLIGHFVNVGVRNILAVRGDPPGDPQGRWVQHPEGFLHARELVELIKSSGDFSVGVAAFPEGHPRSPDWDTHVRHFVEKCRSGADFAITQIFFDWQDYVRLRDAVVAAGCDIPIVPGVMPVTNVNQIERFAQLTGMGFPPQLAQRLRREADSPEAVRAIGVEVATELSQKLIAEGAPGIHFITLNHSDSTRKVWANLVSPQAKLVSHL, encoded by the coding sequence ATGACACTCGGTACCGCTTCGGTCCTTCCCCACAACACCCCGGCGATCGGTGACCTGCTGCGGCGTGGCCCGGTGCGCTATTCGTTCGAATTCTTCCCGCCGAAGACGCCAAAGGGACAGGCGACGCTGTGGCGAAGTATTCGCCGTTTGGAGGCATTGCGCCCCGACTATGTCTCGGTCACCTATGGGGCTGGGGGTTCGACTCGGGCCACAACGGTGGAGACGACGGATCGAATCGCAGCCGAGACGACGCTGCTACCGCTGGCGCATTGCACCGCCGTTGATCACTCGGTCGCCGAGCTGCGTAACCTTATTGGCCACTTTGTCAACGTCGGGGTGCGCAACATCCTGGCAGTGCGGGGAGACCCCCCTGGCGACCCGCAGGGTCGGTGGGTACAGCACCCGGAGGGCTTCCTCCATGCCCGCGAGCTGGTCGAGTTGATCAAGTCCTCGGGTGATTTCTCCGTGGGCGTGGCCGCGTTCCCAGAAGGGCACCCGCGAAGCCCGGATTGGGACACGCATGTGCGCCACTTCGTGGAAAAATGCCGCTCGGGGGCAGACTTCGCGATCACGCAGATCTTTTTCGATTGGCAAGACTACGTGCGCCTGCGCGACGCAGTGGTGGCCGCCGGCTGCGACATTCCCATCGTGCCCGGTGTTATGCCGGTAACGAATGTGAATCAGATCGAACGTTTCGCTCAACTCACCGGAATGGGCTTTCCGCCGCAACTGGCACAGCGACTGCGTCGGGAAGCCGACAGCCCTGAGGCGGTACGTGCGATAGGTGTAGAGGTAGCAACAGAGTTGAGCCAGAAACTTATCGCGGAAGGTGCCCCAGGGATTCACTTCATCACCCTGAATCACTCCGACTCCACCCGCAAAGTTTGGGCGAATCTCGTTTCACCGCAAGCGAAGTTGGTGAGTCACTTGTGA
- a CDS encoding polyprenyl synthetase family protein — translation MEAAKLTTRVEAELEVFLARQRDIIVQIDPVLQAYADAVADYVLRGGKRMRPTFAYWGYRGAAGVDCPEVVRGVAALELLQAAALIHDDLIDDSDTRRGQPSIHRRFEALHRDKGWYGQAKHFGSSAAILLGDLCFVWSDEMFTSCGMPMDVLIDARGDFDLMRTQVSAGQYLDVLAGARRDTSVDTAVKVAQFKAAKYTVEQPLLIGASLAGAPMELRRHYSRLGLALGEAFQLRDDVLGVYGDPRQTGKPAGDDLREGKYTYLVAKAFANADSDQKQLLESRLGDRELDAGAVENLRGVLIDTGALKATEDRIELLAQEAREALLEARSALTADSVPVFEQLLDAAVQRNG, via the coding sequence GTGGAAGCTGCCAAACTAACAACCCGCGTCGAAGCCGAGCTCGAGGTATTTCTCGCCCGTCAGCGGGACATCATCGTCCAAATCGACCCGGTCCTCCAAGCTTACGCCGACGCGGTGGCAGATTACGTCCTGCGCGGCGGCAAAAGAATGCGCCCAACATTCGCCTACTGGGGATATCGCGGGGCGGCAGGTGTCGATTGCCCTGAGGTCGTACGCGGGGTTGCGGCATTGGAGCTGCTACAGGCGGCCGCGCTGATTCACGATGACCTCATTGACGACTCCGACACGCGCCGCGGCCAGCCGTCGATTCACCGGCGTTTCGAAGCACTGCACCGGGACAAAGGCTGGTACGGCCAGGCAAAGCACTTTGGGTCCTCGGCCGCCATACTGCTTGGCGATTTGTGCTTCGTGTGGTCGGACGAAATGTTCACTAGCTGTGGAATGCCCATGGACGTACTCATCGACGCCAGAGGCGACTTCGACCTCATGCGGACTCAAGTATCGGCTGGGCAATACCTAGATGTTCTGGCCGGGGCGCGCCGCGACACCAGCGTCGACACGGCGGTGAAAGTGGCACAGTTCAAAGCCGCGAAGTACACCGTGGAGCAACCGCTGCTCATCGGGGCATCGCTCGCTGGCGCGCCTATGGAGTTGCGTCGTCACTACAGCCGCCTCGGCCTTGCGCTGGGAGAGGCGTTCCAGCTGCGTGACGACGTACTGGGCGTCTACGGTGACCCACGGCAAACCGGTAAACCGGCAGGCGACGATCTGCGAGAGGGAAAGTACACCTATCTGGTCGCCAAAGCGTTCGCCAATGCCGACTCCGACCAAAAACAGCTCTTGGAGTCGCGGTTGGGTGATCGTGAACTCGATGCCGGAGCCGTCGAGAATCTGCGCGGAGTCCTCATTGACACCGGCGCTCTGAAAGCCACTGAAGACCGCATCGAGCTACTAGCGCAGGAGGCTCGTGAAGCCCTGCTCGAGGCACGTTCCGCCCTCACCGCCGATTCCGTCCCAGTCTTCGAGCAGCTGCTCGATGCGGCTGTGCAACGCAACGGGTGA
- a CDS encoding serine hydrolase, translating to MRDHARLARWRMLFAAVLAVTLALTACSGGAESDDGDTGGDEPVAVDIPQTPVGEKLQWYLDKLESLPLEKEEAEQHFAQTFLDQVPVADLNPIMSDMRGTIVTDILDDEPSRLRAEAFHGTGDFHIIIEIDSDSKIETLLFLPPDDMDLPASPTSWDEVDARLDSIAADSENVGFLAADIDEGECQAVHESSAAIMQPVGSVFKIFVLHAVEQAVAAGDITWDDHIEITEDIRSLPSGELQDRQAGETVTVYQAAELMISISDNTATDMLIDLLGRDAVEAQVAAIAADADPNLPLIDTRVFFDLKLNDYPAALEAYVNSSSAEKEAFLDSFEALDTPADADILAWTAEPRAIDTLEWFFSPEDICAAYVAMVGESEEVNSAMSVHDGGLELAAEDWSTLWFKGGNEPGVYAHTHLGIDTDGDGYIVVAMVNNSTALLDEQTLTPELLSIATGSFEMMKSGS from the coding sequence ATGCGCGACCACGCTCGACTGGCCCGATGGCGGATGCTGTTCGCCGCTGTCCTCGCTGTGACACTGGCCTTGACTGCCTGTTCGGGCGGTGCGGAATCCGATGATGGCGACACCGGCGGTGATGAGCCTGTGGCGGTGGACATTCCGCAAACCCCCGTGGGAGAGAAACTCCAGTGGTACCTGGACAAATTGGAATCGCTGCCACTGGAGAAGGAGGAAGCCGAACAACATTTCGCCCAGACGTTCTTGGACCAAGTCCCGGTGGCCGATCTTAACCCCATCATGAGCGATATGCGGGGAACCATCGTTACCGACATTCTCGATGACGAACCCAGCCGCTTGCGGGCCGAAGCCTTCCATGGCACAGGGGATTTTCACATCATCATCGAAATCGATTCCGATTCCAAGATTGAGACCCTGCTCTTCCTTCCTCCCGATGATATGGATCTCCCCGCTAGCCCGACTAGTTGGGACGAGGTCGATGCTCGCCTAGACAGCATTGCCGCCGATAGCGAGAACGTCGGTTTCCTCGCCGCGGACATCGACGAGGGAGAATGTCAGGCTGTACACGAATCTTCCGCGGCCATCATGCAACCAGTTGGTTCGGTATTCAAAATATTTGTGTTGCACGCTGTTGAGCAAGCCGTCGCGGCTGGGGACATCACCTGGGATGACCACATCGAAATCACCGAGGACATTCGTAGTCTCCCTTCCGGAGAGCTTCAAGATCGGCAAGCCGGTGAGACCGTTACTGTCTATCAGGCCGCCGAATTGATGATTTCCATCAGCGATAACACCGCTACCGACATGCTTATTGATCTCCTTGGGCGTGACGCGGTAGAAGCTCAAGTCGCGGCAATTGCTGCGGATGCCGATCCGAACCTGCCGTTGATCGACACGCGGGTGTTCTTTGATTTGAAACTCAACGACTATCCAGCTGCCCTCGAGGCGTATGTGAATTCGTCGTCCGCGGAGAAAGAAGCGTTCCTCGACTCCTTTGAGGCGCTTGACACTCCAGCTGACGCGGACATTCTTGCCTGGACCGCCGAACCCCGCGCTATTGACACCCTGGAATGGTTTTTCTCCCCTGAGGACATTTGCGCCGCCTACGTGGCGATGGTTGGGGAAAGCGAGGAGGTTAACTCGGCGATGTCGGTTCATGATGGAGGCCTGGAGCTGGCTGCGGAGGACTGGTCGACACTGTGGTTCAAAGGGGGTAATGAGCCCGGCGTCTACGCGCACACTCACCTTGGTATCGACACCGATGGCGACGGGTACATCGTCGTGGCCATGGTTAACAATTCCACCGCGCTGTTGGATGAGCAGACTTTGACCCCGGAGTTGCTGTCGATCGCAACGGGCTCGTTCGAAATGATGAAAAGCGGTTCTTGA
- a CDS encoding PrsW family intramembrane metalloprotease, translated as MTVHTERIIVESQGAFVRVRRPAFWLFAGLLVFGLINIGGVLGPSFDQIAGALWVSIAINGALAAAFWWVLARLDLFEREPVAVRMAAFLWGAIASIAVSMMANNSALIVFAANFGSDWARTWGPAIAGPINEEWFKALGVVLLVLIVREHFHRPMDGLIYGALIGLGFQVVENVTYAVNFAIINPNSDWAGALSATIIRIAVAGPWSHPLYSAVAGLGIAYFVTQRRRSTAQRAAVAGSLFVLSMAMHALWNLPFAPDLNAGLILVLTYGKGLIILGLFVLLYSAAARREWRWFVDTMSNQPEWVISTDELTSMRSLRSRLQERKAIQKELGKDGRSLLTQLQRELVSLGESLARVQRSSGDPEEAPDVQASKRNLAVIREELARLRAKKNPQPVGQRNTSHEEPNHQ; from the coding sequence GTGACCGTCCATACCGAACGCATCATCGTTGAGAGCCAAGGCGCTTTCGTGCGGGTGCGCCGTCCGGCTTTCTGGCTCTTTGCCGGGCTTCTCGTTTTCGGTCTCATCAATATCGGCGGGGTACTCGGCCCATCGTTCGACCAAATTGCCGGTGCGCTGTGGGTTTCCATCGCTATCAACGGCGCCCTCGCAGCGGCGTTTTGGTGGGTACTTGCCCGGCTGGATTTGTTCGAGCGCGAGCCGGTGGCTGTGCGTATGGCAGCCTTCCTGTGGGGCGCCATTGCCTCGATCGCGGTGTCCATGATGGCCAACAATTCGGCCCTGATCGTCTTCGCGGCCAACTTTGGCTCCGACTGGGCTCGAACCTGGGGGCCAGCGATCGCCGGGCCCATCAACGAGGAATGGTTTAAGGCTTTGGGGGTGGTGCTACTCGTGCTCATCGTGCGGGAACACTTCCACCGCCCCATGGATGGTCTGATCTACGGGGCGCTCATTGGCCTAGGTTTCCAGGTGGTCGAAAACGTCACCTACGCGGTCAACTTCGCGATTATCAATCCCAACTCCGACTGGGCAGGAGCCCTCAGCGCCACCATCATTCGCATCGCTGTGGCTGGGCCTTGGTCTCATCCTCTTTACAGTGCGGTCGCGGGGCTGGGCATCGCCTACTTCGTGACTCAGCGGCGGCGCAGTACCGCTCAGAGGGCCGCTGTCGCCGGTAGCTTGTTCGTTCTCTCCATGGCGATGCACGCCCTGTGGAATCTGCCCTTCGCCCCCGACCTCAACGCGGGCCTCATCCTAGTATTGACCTATGGAAAAGGCCTGATCATTCTAGGTTTGTTCGTTCTGTTGTATTCGGCGGCCGCGCGACGGGAGTGGCGCTGGTTCGTCGACACCATGTCCAATCAGCCCGAGTGGGTCATCAGCACCGACGAACTGACCTCGATGAGATCCCTGCGAAGCCGTTTGCAGGAGCGCAAGGCAATCCAGAAGGAGTTGGGCAAAGACGGTCGCTCGCTACTGACTCAGTTGCAGCGCGAACTGGTGTCCCTGGGAGAGTCTCTGGCCCGTGTACAACGCTCCTCAGGCGATCCCGAGGAAGCTCCGGACGTGCAGGCCAGCAAACGCAACTTGGCGGTCATCCGGGAGGAACTGGCCCGGTTGCGCGCAAAGAAGAACCCGCAGCCAGTCGGTCAGAGGAACACTAGCCACGAGGAGCCGAACCATCAGTAA
- a CDS encoding branched-chain amino acid aminotransferase, producing the protein MTIEALPTFTQLPHPHATDAAKRAELLTNPGFGRLFTDHMVTIKYHVDKGWYEPQVEPYGPITLDPAASVLHYAQEIFEGMKAYRYDDGGVGLFRPEANARRFNASAKRMSMPQLPVDLFMESIKQLVSVDKDWVPTQAEASLYLRPFMFATEAFLGVRPAKEFLYTLIASPAGAYFASGPKPVTIWVSREYTRAAPGGTGTAKCGGNYAASLAAQAEAIENGCDQVVFLDAVERKYVDELGGMNLFFVYENDQVIYTPKLGTILPGITRDAIISLAGEAGWEVREVDYSLDRWREDANSGALTEVFACGTAAVITPVGTVREADGDFTISKAQAGKLTMQLRQTLLDLQHGRAEDRHGWVQRLL; encoded by the coding sequence ATGACGATTGAGGCACTGCCGACTTTCACGCAGCTACCCCATCCCCACGCCACTGACGCGGCGAAGCGAGCCGAGCTCCTCACAAACCCGGGCTTCGGTCGTCTCTTTACCGACCACATGGTGACCATCAAGTACCACGTGGATAAAGGATGGTACGAGCCGCAGGTTGAGCCCTATGGCCCGATCACCTTGGACCCCGCCGCCTCGGTGCTGCACTATGCCCAGGAAATCTTCGAAGGCATGAAGGCCTACCGTTATGACGATGGCGGAGTCGGCCTCTTCCGACCCGAAGCCAACGCTCGTCGCTTCAATGCCTCGGCCAAGCGCATGTCCATGCCGCAGCTGCCGGTAGATCTGTTCATGGAGTCGATCAAACAACTGGTAAGCGTCGACAAGGACTGGGTCCCGACTCAAGCTGAGGCCAGTCTTTATCTGCGGCCATTCATGTTCGCCACCGAAGCGTTCCTAGGCGTGCGCCCGGCGAAGGAATTCCTCTACACGCTTATCGCCTCCCCGGCCGGAGCCTACTTCGCATCTGGGCCCAAGCCTGTCACCATTTGGGTCTCCCGCGAGTACACTCGGGCCGCCCCCGGCGGTACCGGAACTGCCAAGTGCGGCGGCAACTACGCGGCCAGCCTTGCGGCGCAGGCCGAGGCGATCGAGAACGGTTGCGATCAAGTAGTGTTCCTCGACGCGGTCGAACGCAAGTACGTCGATGAGCTGGGAGGCATGAACCTTTTCTTCGTATATGAGAACGACCAAGTCATATACACTCCCAAGCTCGGCACCATCTTGCCTGGCATCACCCGCGACGCCATCATCAGTCTCGCTGGGGAAGCAGGCTGGGAAGTGCGTGAAGTCGACTACAGCCTCGACCGCTGGCGTGAGGACGCCAACTCGGGAGCGCTCACCGAAGTGTTTGCCTGCGGCACCGCCGCTGTCATCACCCCGGTGGGAACCGTGCGCGAAGCAGATGGGGACTTCACCATCTCGAAAGCCCAGGCTGGCAAGTTGACCATGCAGTTGCGTCAAACCTTGCTTGACCTGCAACACGGCCGGGCTGAGGACCGCCACGGATGGGTGCAGCGCTTGCTGTAA